The DNA segment atacatatatatatatacacacacacacacacacacatatattatatatatatatatatatatatatcatcagttgttactagtccactgctgaacaaaagcttcagacatgtcattccacttacgcccgtttatggtctttctatgcctgctCACACACTCTTATTTCGGCAATTAATCCAatttccttccttcccctgcttcttttatacaATATCTAAGGACTCATtctgtttttattaataatactcacctattatcggtcattctcattatacgtcctgcccctgttcatttctttttcttacatattggtaAAATATCCTCTCTATATAAGTAGATATACGTTTATGAATAaagtgcttatatatatgtatatatatgtgtgtgtatatacagtataaatacacacacatatatatacacacacatatatatatatatatatatatatatatatgtatatgtttagtatatagtatataatatatatatatatacacatacacacacacacatatatatatatatatatatatatatatatacatacatacacacacacacacacatataatatatatatatatttatatatatatatatatatatatatatgagtatgtgtgtatacatgtatacctacagtatatatatgattatacatatttatgtatacgtatgtgtacattatgtacatatatgcaacaacaacaacaaatgtggcTATATCCAGTCTGAGGTTTCATACTTCTCTGAATGTTTGTTAGATGTGTATTCATGGTAATCTGTGAGGGGTAGTTGGTGGGTATTGGGTTAGGGTAACTTTATTCTAATGCTCCCTATGCATAATTGTATAAAGTATATGATACAGAggttttagcccccccccccctaaaaaaaaaaaaaagattcagagaTTAAAGCGTAAATATCTCATACCTTATATCGTTTTATTGAAGGGAACCTACTTTTGATATAAATGAATGACTTGGAAGTAAATCttgattttttgggggggaagaaTATTTGAAGGATTTTTGTGTTTTATTAACCTTCATGTAGTTATCTGCTATATAGCATTTTCTCAGCAGAGCTTTGTTGATTGAGTGagaatgctttctttaaaaaacaattaaattgATTAAGAAACATCCGatactttgtatttttacaaaaccCCATAACTGCCATAAACGTACCCTTCGTTTAGTTATATACGGTACCTCCAAAAGGGAAATACTTTCCGGAAAACGTATGACTCACCTTTCCCATGGCCTCGATAATCAACTCTTAAAACAGTTGAATTGTATCTGTCTCTGTACAAAGGTTCCATAAAGAGGGGTTAATTCACTATTGATTCACTACGAGTATTAAGAGCATACAACTAATGAGTCCTGACTAGTGAAATGCCATAATCACGCAACAATTTGGTGATCAACTTTTCTACGTTGAAATACGACCAAGACTTGAACTGATCATTGTCTTTCTAATAAGCTTCTACATACAGCAttaataccttctctctctctctctctctctctctctctctctcctctctctctctctctcctctctctcctcctctctctctcttcacctcaTGAAATGTAATCAacctttaatttttttatcatcattttgatAAGATCTAAAATCTTATTGTATTGGTCTAACACCTTGATAAAAATTCTTTCTTACATTACCAAGTCattgaaattgaaaaaattaaaaaaacattgaaaaccaGGTAATATTAAATCTTCACTTAAACAACTTGTGTCTATGGCTGAATATATCGGCATGACCTTACCATCATGCCATTTAACATGGGAAAATGGTAACATTTCGCTTCCATTTCCTTGTATGGCTGTTTCCCTTAGTGATGCTGCCGAAGGttatatttgactttttttttcagttccttTTAACTGGTCAAAAGATTTTTGTCTTTCTATAACATATACTTTTGGAAATTATTATATGCAAGATATGATCTTAGATAGAAGCAACTTATCAGAGTACACTGTAATGTTACAGAACATTACGCCCTGTGATAGAGGATAAATGGCTATTCTTTTTCCTGAGTGAAAATAAACCATTATTTGCCATTAATACGTGACAATGTATAAGCGAGTCCTCTCGTCCTTATTTCTGAATTTCATGGGTTGTGGTGAAGAAATCACTTTTGCATCTGGTTCCAAAGAGTTGGTTGTTATTCTGttgcatctatctctctctctctcactctctctctctctctccactccctctctctctctctctctctctctctctctctctctctctcactgtcttaTTTTGTCTGCGTGCATAATGCATTGGGATCATTCAGTGCTTCCAAGGCCAGAGGATACAGGAAAATGCGGATATCAATGGCCTTCGCTAAGCTGAGAATCGTTCAGAGCTGTGTATATAAAGTCTCAAGTTCGAAAAAAGAGCACATTCTGAACTCCAGAGATCCAGAAATCACATCATGGTAAGGCAAAAGCTCTTCTCTTCTTTTAACTGGGCTCTTCTTGACTGGTCCCACTTTGTAATATTTTCTGAATATCAATCTGTTAAATTTCATAGTAAATTTCAAAGACTTGTTAACAacacataaatttcatatatttgaataatataatctatatttttACTAGTATTATTTTGAGggactttaaaaatattttctttcatcttctcttttcagAAGCTTTTATTGGTTTGCATTGGGGCTGTCTTCGTAGCTATATGCCAggcaggtggaggaggaggacacgGTGGCGGACATGGAGGATTTGGAGGTGGATCCTTCGGAGGTGGTCATGGAGGAGGTTCCTTTGGCCAAGGATCCTTTGGAGGTCACAGTGGAGGATTTGGAGGGAGGTCCTTCGGAGGAGGTTCATCAGGAGGTTATGGCTCTAGAGGTGGATTCTCCAGCGGCGGTCATGGAGGAGGATTCTCTAGTGGCGGTCACGGTCACGGTGGCGGATCCTTCGGAGGACGGGGTTCCTTCTCCAGGGGCGGAGGATATGGGAAATAAGAATTTCTTCATCGAATCAAAGATATAAGACTCATCATACCTNNNNNNNNNNNNNNNNNNNNNNNNNNNNNNNNNNNNNNNNNNNNNNNNNNNNNNNNNNNNNNNNNNNNNNNNNNNNNNNNNNNNNNNNNNNNNNNNNNNNNNNNNNNNNNNNNNNNNNNNNNNNNNNNNNNNNNNNNNNNNNNNNNNNNNNNNNNNNNNNNNNNNNNNNNNNNNNNNNNNNNNNNNNNNNNNNNNNNNNNNNNNNNNNNNNNNNNNNNNNNNNNNNNNNNNNNNNNNNNNNNNNNNNNNNNNNNNNNNNNNNNNNNNNNNNNNNNNNNNNNNNNNNNNNNNNNNNNNNNNNNNNNNNNNNNNNNNNNNNNNNNNNNNNNNNNNNNNNNNNNNNNNNNNNNNNNNNNNNNNNNNNNNNNNNNNNNNNNNNNNNNNNNNNNNNNNNNNNNNNNNNNNNNNNNNNNNNNNNNNNNNNNNNNNNNNNNNNNNNNNNNNNNNNNNNNNNNNNNNNNNNNNNNNNNNNNNNNNNNNNNNNNNNNNNNNNNNNNNNNTATTCTGTTTTCTGTTAACGTCTTAAAACTATTTAATTAAGATAGAGGCTCTACTGGGAGATAAACATTTCACATGGGTCTGTTCATATtcaaaatttatctttcaatttttttgttttgttttccttgaGCTCTCTTTTTCTTTATTGCATTATTTGGGAAGTTAATTTTCAAAGGAACATTTTACAACTTCTGTTCCCTATATTCCccctgtgtgtgtgcatgagtgctTGTTTGCAGTTGTATTTGAATGTGCGTGCGTCTGCGCACATATGTGCGAGTATGTCTATATCTCTTCATGTTGCAGAGATGTATTTTCAGTACTGGAATATATCTTGGCATATCTAAATactctatttttatattttgatgataTCTTAATCATATCACGAAAGTATTGCTTCTATTTAAAAAACGACATGAGCTAATCATACTTACAGTTACCCAGAGATTTTAGTTCGTAGTGAAAGATAGAGCTAGATTCCTATCCTGTGAGACAAGTGCAGTGGGATTTGATTCacataaatatttttacatttcatttaacAAGGATTATATTGATGTGagcatgactcatttccatagtcCCCAATAAATAACCTCACATAAAGTTTATGCTCCTAGGAATAAAAATTTTATGTCTTTTACCTTCAGTGTGACTCTTATAATCAATCCAAATCATTTATTGTATGTAATCTTACTGTAATGATGAGCAAGATATCGAAATTTCATATTATTTTGTTCAAATCTCCCTTTGTCTCTTTACTTCGACTGTTtgcgcaagatttttttttctaaggcaaAAGGAAAAAAACAGTTTCTATGTTCTATTAAAGacagtgggattttttttttttttgcaaataccgTATAGAGCTGCATTTTCCAATCCTGGAAATTATTATTCCTTTTTCATTTCTCAAACTTtcttataaaaaagaaatgataagGTCATTCACACTAAAGCAAACGTTTCCTGAACGGCTTATTGTGATGACTCACAATAAAGAATTAATAATGCTGCTCTGTGTCCCTTTATTAGCTCTTTATTTACAGATTTATTAATTATATTGGTAATAATTGTAGAATATTCTAGATCGTAAGAATACTCTTTTGAGATTAAAGAATTTTTTTCGAAATTAATGCTGTAAAATTTGTGAGAATATAAAAGTATTTTCTCGATAAACTCTTGTAAAACAGATAAATTAAAATAGAATCATTATTCCCCATCGaagctctctttctccctctctctctctctctctctctctctctgcaacatcaAATGTAATCAAACTTTAGTTATTTATAATATCATGTTAGTATCATTTGAACTGTTAAATTAGGGTAACATATTATTGGAAAAGTCTTTCTTACTTGACTATCTTAGTTCTCCTTTTTGAAAAAGTAGagccttaaaggttttaaaggtcgcttatgaatggcagaggcaagggacagtgacattgccatagcaagcaggacaatgccctagagactgaccatatattatatgatcagcgcccaagcctcctctccacccaagctaggaccagggagggccaggcagtggctgctgatgactcagcatataggccTATTAGGCCCCCCAAACTccctaaccttagctcataaggatggtaaggttgcagacactagtgccacgaacgagtctgagcgggactcgaacccacgactggcaaacaccaggcagaaacgataccaatcaggccacaacaaccaaaaACTAGATAAATATTACCTCgtgtctatgtatttttttttttttacttaggtcAAAACTTGAAACCTTGTTCCTACTGCTGAATTGATCGTCATAGGCTAGCATTATGCCATTTAACATTTGACCACAATAACATTTCGCTTCCATTTCCTTGTATGTCGGTTTCCATCACTGTTGCTACCGAAGGTTACATTTGACCTTATGTTTCAGTTCCTTGGAACtgattatcatttaattttttttccttgtgtaacatatatattttagaaaataactATATGCAAGAAGATATGATCTTAGATAGAAGCAAGTCACAGAGAATTTCGCTCTTGGATAAAGGGTTATTCATTCCTTGATTAAAAATAAACCATCATTCACCAATAGTACTTGACAATGTATAATCGAATCATCATACCCTTAATTCTGAAGTTTATTGCGTGACTTCAAGATATCTCTTTTGTATCATATTCCCAAGAAGTTAGTGTTATTTTATTGCAGATATCtaaccccccccactctctctctctctctctctctctctctctctctctctctctcctctctctctctctctttttcttattttgtcttCATGCATAATGCACTGGGAAAATTGTACGCTTACCAAGGACAGGGATACATGAAAATGCGGATATCAATGGCCTTCACTAAACTGAGAATCGGTCTGAGCTGTGTATATAAAGCCTCAAGCTCCCGAAGAGAAGCACATTCTGAACTCTAGAGATCCTGAAATCACATCATGGTGAGGCAAAAGCTCTTCTGTTCTTTTAACTGGGCTTTCCTTAACTGGGCCCACTTTTGTGACATTTTTCTGAATATCAATCAGTCAAATTTCCTATTAATTTCAATAAGACTTGTCAACAGCAAACAAATTACATATATTTGAATCTGTATACGCTATAATCTTTATTTTTACCAGAACTCTTCCTTTTGAAGGGTACCCATTATTAAAAGAAACATGtttgtagtatttttttgacagactttgaaaatattttctttcatcttttcttttcagAAGCTCTTATTGGTTTTCATTGGCTCTGTCCTTGTGGCTATATGCCAggcaggtggaggaggaggacacgGTGGCGGACACGGAGGATTTAGAGGTGGATCCTTCGGAGGCGGTCATGGAGGAGGTTCCTTTGGGCAAGGATCCTTTGGAGGTCACACCGGAGATTTGGGGGGGAGGTCCTTCGGAGGAGGCTCATCAGGAGGTTATGGCTCTAGAGGTGGATTCTCCAGCGGAGGTCATGGAGGTGGATTCTCTAGTGGCGGTCACGGTCACGGTGGTGGATCCTTCGGAGGAAGGGGTTCCTTCTCCAGGGGCGGAGGATATGGGAAATAAGAATCTCTTCATCGAATCAAAAACATGACTTAAATTCAAATTTAAAAGTTAATATGAAAATTGTTCTCGTATTTTTGCGTGTCTAGATTATGactgaataaagaaataatttacttTACTTGTAGTTAATAACTTTCCTTCGAACaatatttcgtaaaaaaataatCTATCCCTTCTTTCCTTCCtagtttatctatatctatctgtctatctatgttaTTCTAGCCATCGTTTTAATAATGCCAACTTCTGTATCCAAATATAAACATTTGACAATGATAATGGGTTATTACCTAATGTAAGAAGAAAGAATAAAGATAACTGATATTAAAGAAATATGTATGTAAAACGTAGAGcaaaagaatatatgaatatataaaccataataTACCAGTTAATGGAGCAGTTTATTCAAAGTTATTTTTTAGGATGTTTAAATTCAATGTTCCAAAAGAAAACTCATCAGCAACATTTGTGATATAAGAgttttttttctctgtaatatcACAAAAGTAAGATATAATTGATATTTCTTAAGTGAAAATTCTACgttaaatattatttttcaccTTATCTatcttttatacatatttattggtTCTATTCGATATTTAAAAAGGAATATTTCCAAATCTTATTTGCATTTACAGAAGGAATgtcagttatatattatatatatatatgtatatatatatataaatgtatatatattatatgatatatatatacatatatatatatatatatatatgtatgtatatatataatatcgtacatatatatatatatatatatatgcatacacacacacacatatatatatatatatatatatttatatgtatatatatatatatgtatatatatataatatatatatatgtatgcatatatatgtatgcatacactgagtatatacagtatatatatatatatatatatacatacgcatggatattatataatatatatatgtatatatgtattatagccacgaaaggaaaaatgaaaagacttgattggagttagtactttcatccactcaggacattatcaaactcaacaatgaaaatacatattcttctttcttcttggggtattaaagccaacacttgttgttggcacgggcctttcccttggttggcccgtaggataaaaaaaaaaaaaaaaaaaaaaagtcacagaattggttgctcaaaggcggaaaaagtaatccatgtaaatgactatttccaaaggaatattgttgaatcatttttaatatcctgtactcaaagtagaaatttgaatctaatcccaggtttgttttccgttaatccagtaatatccttttatctaaaatctgacttctccggaattattaagaaactgacagctgttggatccccttcatctgtataaatacgatgtctttgtatatgtattctcattgctgagtctgataatgtcctgagtggatgaaagtactaactccaatcaagtctttttatttttcctttcgtggctataatacattttatattcagcaCGTGTCaggtttcgtgatttctacacatatgtatatatatatatatatatatacttgtatatataatatctaccaTTAATAtactatacatgaatatatatacatatatatatatatacatatatatatatatatatatacatatatatatatgtaatatatatatatatatatatatgtgtatatatatatatatatatatatgtatgtatatatatacacacacacacacacacacatatatatatatatatatatatatacttatgtatgtacatgtatatatatgcatacactgagtacatatatgcatatatacacacattatgtatatgtgtatgtactgcatgtctgtatgtatgcatgtatgtatgtatgtatgtatgtaagcatgtctTTGGATGCATGAAGTTTCATATACCGGAATCTTTATGACTGATAAATGTAGATGAATATCTAAAACTCAAAATTGATAACTCCAGATATAAACCGAGATAGAGAGAGATGACGAGATTTAGTCTACCTGAGCAGATCACCTCTCAAttctggacatcattagcaaatcagacaactgcctagaacccaaaggaatggttgaacgttttcaatcGCACCCTTAAAGCACCTTTGCTGTTCCGCTGTAATAACTACAACTGGTATACTTGGCCTTCCTGGGTCCTCGTGGGATTAAAGACTACTCCTAAGGATACCCTGGAGATCTcggctgctgaaatggtgtatggtgacctgttggtcgttcCTGCAGAATTTTTTCCCGTCTGCAATCTTCTTCGACAATCTCCAACGCTTATGATACGTTACGAGAAAATTtcctccatgccaccagacttccAATCCCCAGTAAAGAAAAACCTAGCAACAACTAGCAAGCCCACCGTTGTTACCCCCCGTTACACAGGCctttttcctcgtgatccgtcacaCACCGAGGGCTTTCTTAATCAACGTTCATGGGCAAAGAAGactgtctccattgatcgcctaaaatctgcgtatctcctgcaagatgacctatCTACATTTCGCCTCTCTAAAGCAGGTCGCCCTACTTCACTTCTATGTCTTTTTAGGGgggtggagccatgtaccgcaAGTGTTTTATACAtgttcatacaatgtaatgctaatactttttttgtctttctttctctcCCACACTGATGATAAAACAACGTTTAGTTGGTTTGAATTGTTGTGACACTCTTTCTCTCAacgtcttgtatataaactcattatctgttaaataaagtttacttgcattcacctcgcttctttgttagcacctaacaaccacttTGCACAAAACCGCATTGTACTGCATTTTCCAATTCTGGAGATGATCATTTCGTTTTCATTAGGTAAGCTCATACATATTAAAGATGATCATATAAACGTTTGCGGAATTAGCTTACTATGATGACTCACAACCAAGAAATATATTGATCACTGTCCTATTATTAACTTTTATTTACAGATTTCTTAGGTATATTAGTAATAGTTACGGAATGTTTTAGGTCGTAAAATATTTATCGACTTTACAAGTATTTTTTCAGAATTTATACAGCAAAATTTGtgtgaatattaaaatatttatcttgAAGATTTGTTATTCCCcatcgaaactctctctctctctctctctcctctctctcctctctctctctctctctctcttttcactacaTGAAATGTAATCaacccttgaatttttttttatcatcaattttatcAAGAGGTAGAATCTTGTTGAATTTCACTAACAGTTTattgtaaaaaatcctttcttaTATTACCATTCCATTCTAATTTGTTGAGAAAAAAATCCTTAGAGATTAGGTAATATCAACCATTTACTTAAATTATTGCTTTAAACTTGTGTCTATGGCTGGGTGTATCGGCATGACCTTACATCAGTCCATTTAACATTTGAAAATGATAACATTTTACTTCCATTTCCTTGAATGGTTGTTTCCATCACTGATACTGTCGAAGGttacatgtgattttttttttcagttttttttcaaatggtcaaaaaagtttttttcttctaTAACCGATATAGTTTAGGAAATGATTGTATGCAAAAAGATATAATCAACAGATCTAAGTACATTGTAATGTTACAGAGCATTACGCTCTGTAATAGGTTATAAAACGCTATTCATACTTTGATTAAGATAAACCATTATTCGCTAATAATACTTGACAAGGCATAAACGATTAATGTCCTTGATTCTGAATTTCATGGGGAGCGATGAAGAAATCAATTTTGTATTCGATTCCAAAGCTCGGGTTGTTATTTTATTGCAGATAtccaccatcctctctctctcctctctctctctctctctcctctctctctctctctctgttattttgacTTGATGTATAATGGACTGGGAAAATTCAACTCTTTCAAGGGTCAGAGGATACATGAAAATGCGTATATCAACGGCCTTCACTAAACTAAGAATCGGTCTGAGCTGTGTATATAAAGCCTCAAGTTCCCAAAGAAAAGCACATTCTGAACTCCAGAGATCCTCAGATCACACCATGGTGAGGAAAAACCTTTTATTTTATTCTAACTGGGCTTTTCTTAACTCCCCTCTTTTGTAAGATTTTCTGAAAATCAGTACTTATGCGTTCTCTCTA comes from the Palaemon carinicauda isolate YSFRI2023 chromosome 16, ASM3689809v2, whole genome shotgun sequence genome and includes:
- the LOC137655000 gene encoding uncharacterized protein; the encoded protein is MKLLLVFIGSVLVAICQAGGGGGHGGGHGGFRGGSFGGGHGGGSFGQGSFGGHTGDLGGRSFGGGSSGGYGSRGGFSSGGHGGGFSSGGHGHGGGSFGGRGSFSRGGGYGK
- the LOC137655001 gene encoding uncharacterized protein, producing MKLLLVCIGAVFVAICQAGGGGGHGGGHGGFGGGSFGGGHGGGSFGQGSFGGHSGGFGGRSFGGGSSGGYGSRGGFSSGGHGGGFSSGGHGHGGGSFGGRGSFSRGGGYGK